A genome region from Bacillaceae bacterium IKA-2 includes the following:
- a CDS encoding exonuclease domain-containing protein translates to MNMNEMMQFIKQIPGKLGSNKYSSVANQKDPQNVAFLRQLQREIKKHDVMEVPFSKLNLVVFDLETSGFHPYKGDRILSIGAVKVIEGSVLDTERFYSLVYSEADVSPEIETLTGITKGDLLSAPPIETVLTDFFRFIKSDPLVAHHANHERSFMQHIMWYQLKSRFEHRIIDTSFLTKIAHPKATYVTLDDWCGHYCIENEKRHHALYDALATANLWVKSVSEVQKLGFQHLKDVYTHLARIQ, encoded by the coding sequence ATGAACATGAATGAGATGATGCAATTTATTAAACAAATACCTGGAAAGTTGGGTTCAAATAAGTATTCATCAGTGGCGAACCAAAAGGATCCTCAAAACGTTGCCTTTCTTCGCCAATTGCAACGAGAGATAAAAAAGCATGATGTTATGGAAGTTCCATTTTCTAAATTGAATCTAGTGGTCTTTGATTTAGAGACGTCTGGCTTTCACCCTTATAAAGGGGATCGGATTTTATCGATCGGTGCAGTAAAAGTTATTGAAGGAAGCGTTTTAGATACGGAGCGCTTCTATTCTTTAGTTTATAGTGAAGCTGACGTTTCTCCTGAAATTGAGACCTTAACAGGAATTACTAAAGGTGATTTGTTATCTGCACCACCAATTGAAACAGTCTTAACAGATTTTTTTCGGTTCATTAAAAGTGATCCACTAGTTGCTCACCACGCTAATCATGAACGAAGTTTTATGCAACATATAATGTGGTATCAATTGAAAAGTCGCTTTGAACATCGAATTATCGATACATCTTTTTTAACGAAAATTGCTCATCCAAAAGCAACTTACGTAACATTAGATGATTGGTGTGGTCATTATTGTATTGAAAATGAAAAAAGGCATCATGCACTTTATGATGCTTTAGCGACAGCAAATTTATGGGTTAAGTCGGTTAGTGAAGTACAAAAGTTAGGTTTTCAGCATTTGAAAGATGTCTATACACATTTAGCGAGAATTCAATAG
- a CDS encoding DUF294 nucleotidyltransferase-like domain-containing protein codes for MNQYEELKLWRLNNIGSVINDHKKLNEFHDQLMIKTCQIALEKIESEWGAPPTHFAFFVMGSAGRCEQSVWSDQDHGIVYQAETSFQDYFLKLGAEISKGLAIIGYEECDGNVMAANPLWCKSLLNWEDQIEAWLEKGDWESLRFFSTFFDSRVIVGDKALLARIKDVAFKKFTKQPYLFRRMYENVGYIEKGIGFFGQLLPKEKGEDTGTINFKQTILFPYVNALRLLALVEKIFATSTLQRIEELPESYQVIKRYESDFIKLLDYRLYFQKEAQSYKKVHLLHVNSLSAREKENLKMFMKNGRELFKKTKQIIEKRCLQ; via the coding sequence GTGAATCAATATGAAGAATTAAAACTATGGCGTCTGAATAACATTGGCTCTGTAATAAATGATCATAAAAAACTTAATGAGTTTCATGATCAGCTAATGATTAAAACTTGTCAAATTGCTTTAGAAAAAATTGAAAGTGAGTGGGGCGCACCTCCTACTCACTTTGCTTTCTTTGTCATGGGAAGTGCCGGAAGATGCGAGCAATCTGTCTGGAGTGATCAAGACCATGGGATAGTCTATCAGGCTGAAACTAGTTTTCAAGACTATTTTTTAAAATTGGGAGCAGAAATATCTAAAGGATTGGCTATAATTGGATATGAAGAGTGTGATGGAAATGTAATGGCTGCTAATCCATTATGGTGCAAATCACTTTTAAACTGGGAGGATCAGATTGAAGCTTGGCTTGAAAAAGGCGATTGGGAATCACTGCGTTTTTTTTCTACATTCTTTGATTCGCGTGTCATAGTTGGCGACAAAGCTTTGTTAGCTAGAATAAAGGATGTAGCATTTAAAAAGTTTACCAAACAACCTTATCTTTTTCGCCGTATGTATGAAAATGTAGGTTATATCGAGAAAGGTATCGGCTTTTTCGGTCAGTTGCTTCCAAAGGAAAAAGGTGAAGATACGGGTACGATTAATTTTAAACAAACGATTTTATTTCCATATGTAAACGCGCTAAGATTATTAGCTTTAGTAGAGAAAATTTTTGCAACCTCAACTTTACAGCGAATTGAAGAACTACCAGAATCTTATCAAGTGATTAAGAGATACGAAAGTGATTTTATAAAGCTACTAGATTATCGCTTATATTTTCAAAAAGAAGCGCAGAGTTATAAAAAAGTTCACTTGTTACATGTAAATTCATTGTCAGCACGAGAGAAAGAAAACTTGAAAATGTTCATGAAAAATGGTCGTGAACTTTTCAAGAAAACAAAGCAAATTATTGAAAAGCGGTGTTTGCAATGA
- a CDS encoding cell wall hydrolase, with the protein MNKVIISFTLAISLFLYGTITAEAAVTKHSVQSGDSLWKIANNYGISINEIKTTNNKKSNVVYIGERLTIPASVTAYEKRLLAQIVTAEAKGEPYAGQVAVAVVILNRVNSSKFPNTIHDVIYQTRQFEPVSNGTINNPATASAERAVDEALAFRGQGSGSLFFYNPKIATSHWIATRQHTITIGNHVFAK; encoded by the coding sequence ATGAATAAAGTAATTATCAGTTTCACATTGGCAATCTCGTTATTTTTATATGGCACTATCACTGCTGAAGCAGCAGTAACGAAGCATTCCGTACAAAGTGGAGATTCTTTATGGAAAATTGCTAATAACTATGGCATTTCGATAAATGAAATTAAAACTACAAATAACAAAAAAAGTAATGTTGTTTATATTGGTGAGCGTTTAACGATCCCTGCTTCTGTTACAGCATATGAAAAGAGATTACTAGCACAAATAGTTACAGCAGAAGCTAAAGGTGAACCCTATGCAGGTCAGGTTGCTGTTGCAGTAGTTATTTTAAACAGAGTAAATAGCTCTAAGTTTCCTAATACCATTCATGATGTAATTTACCAAACAAGACAATTTGAACCAGTAAGTAATGGAACAATTAATAATCCTGCCACAGCCTCAGCTGAACGAGCTGTTGATGAAGCTCTAGCTTTTCGTGGGCAAGGAAGTGGTTCATTATTCTTTTACAATCCTAAAATTGCGACTAGTCATTGGATTGCTACAAGACAGCACACAATAACAATCGGAAACCATGTTTTTGCAAAATAG
- a CDS encoding type 1 glutamine amidotransferase domain-containing protein translates to MKLQGKKVIQFVSDDFEDLELWYPVLRLREEGAKVDIVGDEANKKFIGKYGVPIESNLAFNDINPDDYDALLVPGGWSPDKLRRYDKVIEITRAMDKDQKPIGQICHAGWVLISANILKGKKVTSTPGIKDDMMNAGAEWLNEAVVVDGHLISSRRPPDLPDYMREFIKVLASQ, encoded by the coding sequence GTGAAGCTGCAAGGCAAAAAAGTAATTCAATTTGTAAGTGACGATTTTGAGGATTTAGAGCTTTGGTATCCTGTATTACGTTTACGAGAAGAAGGTGCTAAGGTCGATATTGTCGGTGATGAGGCGAATAAGAAGTTTATTGGAAAATACGGTGTTCCAATTGAAAGTAATTTAGCTTTTAATGATATCAATCCTGATGATTACGACGCCTTATTAGTACCCGGTGGTTGGTCTCCAGACAAGTTAAGACGCTACGATAAGGTTATCGAGATCACACGGGCAATGGACAAGGATCAAAAGCCGATTGGGCAAATTTGTCATGCTGGTTGGGTGTTAATCTCAGCCAACATTTTAAAAGGGAAAAAAGTGACAAGTACTCCTGGAATTAAAGACGACATGATGAATGCGGGTGCCGAGTGGCTAAACGAAGCAGTTGTTGTTGATGGACATCTTATTTCAAGTCGCCGTCCGCCTGATCTGCCTGATTATATGAGGGAATTTATTAAAGTCTTAGCCTCCCAATGA
- a CDS encoding LysR family transcriptional regulator: MELRQIRYFIEVASREHVTEAAHAMHIAQSAVSRQIFNLESELGVELFIREGRNVKLTPIGRVFLEYMKDAMHVIENAKREVEEFLDPERGTIRIGFPSSLANHTLPSVISGFRDEYPLVKFKLIQGTYHYLIEAVVNGEIDLAVLGPVPKQEKKIKAKVLFEENMVALLPINHILAENRTINLNQLRNDQFILFPNGFILREIVVNACKRQGYEPDVTFEGNDIDAIKGLVSAGLGVTIIPEITLIDNLPRSTVKVAIVEPQVTRSVGIIIPKERELLPTEKIFYDYITDFFARIGGFNS; this comes from the coding sequence ATGGAATTGAGACAAATTCGATATTTCATAGAAGTTGCCAGTAGAGAACATGTAACAGAAGCTGCTCACGCCATGCATATTGCCCAATCAGCTGTTAGTCGACAAATTTTCAACTTAGAAAGTGAGTTAGGGGTAGAATTATTTATTCGTGAAGGTAGGAATGTAAAATTAACACCTATTGGACGAGTATTTTTAGAATATATGAAAGATGCTATGCATGTGATTGAAAATGCGAAAAGAGAAGTTGAGGAATTTTTAGACCCAGAACGAGGAACGATACGAATTGGTTTTCCGAGCAGTTTAGCAAACCACACGCTACCATCCGTAATATCTGGATTTCGAGACGAGTATCCGTTAGTTAAATTTAAATTAATTCAAGGAACATACCATTATTTAATTGAAGCTGTTGTAAATGGTGAGATTGATTTAGCTGTTTTAGGACCTGTACCAAAACAAGAGAAAAAAATTAAAGCTAAAGTTTTATTTGAAGAAAATATGGTAGCCTTGTTACCAATTAATCATATTTTGGCAGAAAACCGTACAATCAACCTTAACCAACTGCGGAACGATCAATTTATTTTATTTCCAAATGGCTTTATTTTACGTGAAATTGTTGTAAATGCATGTAAGCGTCAAGGTTACGAGCCTGATGTGACTTTTGAAGGGAATGATATTGATGCTATAAAAGGGCTAGTCTCGGCGGGTTTAGGTGTAACTATTATTCCGGAGATTACCTTAATTGACAATCTGCCACGCTCAACAGTGAAAGTGGCTATTGTTGAGCCACAAGTAACCCGTTCAGTTGGAATTATTATTCCCAAAGAACGAGAATTATTGCCAACAGAAAAAATATTTTATGATTATATAACAGATTTTTTCGCCAGGATTGGTGGTTTTAATAGTTAA
- a CDS encoding ammonium transporter, which yields MDPIYLMNNVWIIFCFTLVLLMQGGFILLEAGSTRMKNAGHIAGKTIFTVGIASLVFWAVGYGFIYGEGNAIIGLSDFFFGDFTSEVDGLAGSVDFMFQLAFAAIALTIAFGGFAERGKLTAYIVFAVLFSAFIYPVVAHWIWGGGWLADLGKQDFAGSTVVHLTGAMAALAATIVLKPRIGKFNKDGSANELAGHNQVYTALGVLLLWVGWFGFNAGSTLGVDGAFFGYVALNTQLAAAAGAIAAMLIVWAISGKADIPTTLNGALAGLVAITASCAFVAPWAAVVIGTIAGLIVYFSMKFFDRAKIDDPIFALSVHGVAGIWGTISTGFFATPELAAMNGGLPGLFYGGGFTQLGVQTIGVVAGGLYAFVVALIILKVMSKFMGGIRVTEEEEIIGLDLSEHGSYGYPESMGNKEQQGA from the coding sequence ATGGACCCGATTTATTTAATGAATAATGTTTGGATTATCTTTTGTTTTACACTAGTTTTATTAATGCAAGGTGGATTTATTTTACTTGAAGCAGGATCAACAAGAATGAAAAACGCGGGTCATATTGCTGGCAAGACAATCTTTACAGTTGGGATTGCCTCACTTGTTTTCTGGGCAGTCGGGTATGGATTTATTTATGGAGAAGGAAATGCAATTATTGGATTATCAGATTTCTTTTTCGGCGATTTTACAAGTGAAGTAGATGGGTTAGCTGGATCTGTTGACTTCATGTTTCAATTAGCATTTGCTGCAATAGCTCTTACGATTGCTTTTGGAGGATTTGCAGAACGTGGGAAACTTACAGCTTATATTGTCTTCGCAGTTTTATTCTCAGCTTTTATCTATCCTGTTGTCGCTCACTGGATTTGGGGTGGCGGATGGTTAGCGGATCTTGGCAAACAAGATTTTGCTGGATCAACCGTTGTTCACTTAACAGGTGCAATGGCAGCATTGGCGGCAACGATCGTCTTAAAGCCGCGAATTGGGAAATTTAATAAAGATGGTTCTGCAAATGAATTAGCTGGACATAACCAAGTTTATACAGCTTTAGGGGTTTTACTACTTTGGGTTGGTTGGTTTGGTTTTAACGCTGGTAGTACTTTAGGTGTTGATGGTGCATTTTTCGGATATGTTGCTTTAAATACACAACTAGCTGCTGCTGCTGGAGCGATTGCCGCAATGTTAATTGTCTGGGCAATATCAGGAAAAGCGGATATTCCTACGACATTGAACGGAGCTTTAGCGGGTCTTGTAGCAATTACTGCATCCTGTGCATTTGTTGCACCATGGGCAGCCGTTGTCATTGGTACGATCGCCGGTCTAATTGTTTACTTTAGTATGAAATTCTTTGATCGAGCTAAAATTGATGATCCAATCTTTGCTCTTTCAGTTCACGGTGTTGCTGGTATCTGGGGAACCATTTCAACAGGATTTTTTGCTACACCTGAGTTAGCGGCAATGAATGGTGGGTTACCAGGATTATTTTATGGTGGTGGTTTTACACAACTAGGAGTTCAAACAATCGGAGTTGTCGCTGGTGGTTTATACGCATTTGTTGTTGCACTTATTATCTTAAAAGTAATGAGCAAATTTATGGGTGGTATTAGAGTTACTGAAGAAGAAGAAATCATTGGTCTTGACTTAAGTGAACACGGAAGCTACGGTTATCCTGAAAGCATGGGAAATAAAGAACAACAAGGTGCTTAA
- the gdhA gene encoding NADP-specific glutamate dehydrogenase, with translation MTTAQNVIIKHDQLEIAKQYVNEVYAKVQNRNAGEEEFHQAVKEVFDSLVPILAKDPKYIENNILERFVEPERMISFRVPWVDDQGKVQVNRGFRVQFSSAIGPYKGGLRFHPSVNGSIIKFLGFEQILKNSLTGQPIGGGKGGSDFDPKEKSDAEVMRFCQSFMSELSNHIGPDTDIPAGDIGVGSREIGYLFGQYKRMSGGYTAGILTGKALEYGGSLTRTEATGYGTVYFVEEMLKDQGDSFKGKTVVVSGSGNVSTYAIEKAQHLGAKVVACSDSCGYIYDKNGINLETVKRLKEVERCRISEYIITHPEAEYHDDCSNIWLIPCDIALPCATQNEINEDQAKILVASGVKAIGEGANMPSSLAAIDVFLKNKVLFGPAKAANAGGVAVSALEMAQNGARLSWTFDEVDAKLHEIMKDIYRNSVEAAEEFGHSGNLVVGSNIAGFKKVADAMIAHGVI, from the coding sequence ATGACAACAGCACAAAATGTAATAATTAAGCACGATCAATTAGAAATAGCAAAACAATATGTGAATGAGGTTTATGCAAAAGTACAAAACCGTAATGCAGGTGAAGAGGAGTTTCACCAAGCTGTGAAAGAAGTTTTCGACTCACTAGTACCAATTCTTGCAAAAGATCCAAAATATATTGAAAACAACATTTTGGAGCGCTTCGTTGAACCAGAAAGAATGATTTCATTTAGAGTTCCTTGGGTAGATGATCAAGGAAAAGTTCAAGTAAATCGTGGTTTTCGTGTTCAATTTAGCAGTGCAATTGGACCTTATAAAGGCGGTTTAAGATTCCACCCTTCCGTTAATGGAAGTATCATTAAATTTTTGGGTTTTGAACAAATCCTCAAAAATTCCCTTACAGGTCAGCCTATTGGTGGAGGAAAAGGTGGCTCGGACTTTGATCCGAAAGAAAAATCTGATGCAGAAGTCATGAGATTTTGTCAAAGTTTTATGTCAGAACTTTCTAATCATATCGGTCCTGATACAGATATTCCAGCTGGTGACATTGGTGTTGGCTCACGTGAAATCGGATATTTATTTGGACAATATAAGCGCATGAGTGGCGGATATACTGCAGGTATTTTGACTGGTAAAGCATTAGAATACGGCGGAAGCTTAACTCGTACAGAAGCAACTGGTTATGGTACTGTTTATTTCGTCGAAGAAATGTTAAAAGATCAAGGCGATAGCTTCAAAGGAAAAACTGTCGTTGTTTCAGGTTCTGGTAATGTATCAACTTATGCTATTGAAAAAGCACAACATTTAGGCGCTAAGGTTGTTGCTTGTAGTGATTCTTGTGGCTATATTTATGATAAAAATGGTATAAATCTCGAAACTGTTAAACGTCTTAAAGAAGTTGAAAGATGTAGAATTAGTGAATATATCATCACGCACCCAGAAGCCGAATATCATGACGATTGCTCAAACATTTGGTTAATCCCTTGTGATATTGCTCTACCTTGTGCAACACAAAATGAAATCAATGAAGATCAAGCAAAAATTTTAGTAGCTAGCGGTGTCAAAGCAATTGGAGAAGGAGCTAATATGCCGTCATCCCTTGCCGCTATTGATGTTTTCTTAAAAAATAAAGTTCTTTTCGGTCCTGCTAAGGCAGCTAATGCTGGTGGGGTTGCAGTATCGGCATTAGAAATGGCACAAAATGGCGCACGCCTTTCTTGGACATTTGATGAAGTTGATGCTAAGCTACATGAAATTATGAAAGATATTTATCGAAATAGTGTTGAAGCAGCAGAAGAATTTGGTCATTCGGGAAATTTAGTCGTCGGCTCAAACATTGCTGGCTTCAAAAAAGTTGCCGACGCTATGATCGCTCACGGTGTCATTTAA
- a CDS encoding DEAD/DEAH box helicase — MADFSKLGIGSELVQIVKKNGIQSPTTIQELAIPIILNGEDVIAQAQTGTGKTLAFLLPILEKINRPKREVQALIITPTRELALQITAEVEKLIKNIESVNVLSIYGGQDVEKQIKKLKKATQIVVATPGRLLDHLRRGTINLEQVSMLVIDEADQMLHMGFLIEIKTIIQHVEHDRQTMLFSATMPKEIHQLAEQYTNNPKTIHVKSEQITVEKIKQIVIETTDRQKQPMLITLIKQYQPFLAIIFCRTKLRAIKLNDALKTNGFLSDELHGDLSQAKRENVMKRFRDLKLQLLVATDVAARGLDVEGITHIFNYDIPEDVESYVHRIGRTGRAGDEGIAITLVAPKDRNYLTIIEKGINMTVEKVAMEIPKGQMQTNQGENPYLTEKQKRKERTRSNQ; from the coding sequence TTGGCTGATTTTTCAAAGCTAGGTATCGGATCTGAGTTAGTTCAAATAGTTAAAAAAAATGGCATTCAAAGCCCAACAACAATTCAAGAGCTTGCAATCCCAATCATTTTAAATGGAGAAGATGTTATTGCTCAGGCTCAAACAGGAACAGGCAAGACGTTAGCATTTCTTTTACCGATTTTGGAAAAAATTAATCGTCCAAAAAGGGAAGTTCAAGCACTAATTATCACACCGACAAGAGAGTTAGCTCTACAAATTACTGCTGAAGTTGAAAAATTAATTAAAAACATTGAAAGTGTGAATGTCCTTTCTATTTATGGCGGTCAAGATGTAGAGAAACAAATTAAAAAATTAAAAAAGGCAACACAAATCGTTGTCGCAACCCCAGGCAGATTATTAGACCATCTGCGCCGTGGAACAATCAATTTAGAGCAGGTATCGATGTTAGTAATAGATGAAGCAGATCAAATGCTCCATATGGGATTTTTAATAGAAATTAAAACGATTATTCAGCATGTAGAACATGATCGTCAGACCATGCTTTTTTCAGCAACAATGCCAAAGGAAATTCATCAACTGGCAGAGCAGTATACGAATAACCCTAAAACTATTCACGTCAAAAGTGAACAAATAACTGTTGAGAAAATTAAACAAATTGTTATTGAAACAACGGATCGTCAAAAGCAACCAATGTTGATAACCTTAATAAAACAATATCAACCGTTTTTAGCAATTATTTTTTGTCGAACAAAACTTAGGGCAATTAAGTTAAACGATGCTTTAAAAACAAATGGTTTTCTTTCTGACGAGCTTCATGGCGATTTATCACAAGCGAAGCGAGAAAACGTCATGAAACGATTTCGAGATCTAAAATTGCAGTTACTAGTTGCAACAGACGTTGCTGCACGAGGTTTAGACGTAGAAGGGATAACCCATATTTTTAATTATGATATCCCAGAAGATGTAGAAAGCTACGTTCATCGCATTGGGCGAACCGGACGAGCAGGTGATGAAGGTATTGCGATAACATTAGTTGCACCAAAAGACCGGAACTATTTAACTATAATTGAAAAAGGGATTAACATGACTGTCGAAAAAGTAGCGATGGAGATTCCGAAAGGACAAATGCAAACGAACCAAGGAGAAAACCCTTATCTGACTGAGAAGCAGAAAAGAAAGGAACGTACGCGAAGTAATCAATAG
- a CDS encoding acyl-CoA dehydrogenase family protein: protein MLLTGLSTSKERLEFLKDVVKPFSDRAWDHDKRASFPFENIKDLKKVGYHSLTVPSEYGGLDISLLELVQLQETIAKKDGSTALSIGWHMGIIKHLGEKRTWEASIYEALCKDVLHKETLINNASSESGTGSPTRGGRPETLAVKKANHWVITGRKTFTTMSPVLDYFVVSAYIEEINEIGSFLIHKDCSGLSIDKTWDSVAMRGTGSDDLVLADVEVPFENLVEYLIPGKKQAAGWLLHIPACYLGIAKAAQEYAVRFAQNYSPNSIEGSIVELPFVKQKIGEMELAIQQSQHFLYSVARMWDESSDDERQKMRALLGAVKHSVVNEAINVVDLAMRVTGARSLSETNPLQRYWRDVRAGLHNPPMDDATIGLLAEEIIGKTK from the coding sequence ATGCTTTTAACGGGTTTAAGCACCAGCAAAGAAAGACTTGAATTTTTAAAGGATGTGGTTAAGCCATTTTCAGATAGAGCATGGGATCATGATAAACGGGCTTCATTTCCTTTTGAAAATATTAAAGACTTAAAAAAAGTTGGTTATCACTCATTAACTGTGCCTAGCGAATATGGCGGCTTAGATATCTCACTTTTGGAGCTTGTCCAATTGCAAGAGACGATCGCCAAAAAAGATGGATCGACAGCTTTGTCAATTGGCTGGCATATGGGGATCATTAAGCACTTGGGAGAAAAACGAACATGGGAAGCGAGTATATATGAAGCTCTTTGTAAAGATGTATTACATAAAGAAACGCTGATTAATAATGCGTCCTCTGAAAGTGGCACTGGTAGTCCAACAAGAGGTGGTCGGCCTGAAACACTGGCCGTAAAAAAAGCCAATCACTGGGTTATCACAGGCAGAAAGACATTTACGACGATGTCACCTGTACTTGATTATTTTGTTGTTAGTGCTTATATTGAAGAAATAAATGAAATAGGGAGTTTTCTGATACATAAAGATTGTAGCGGCTTATCGATTGATAAAACGTGGGATTCTGTAGCAATGCGAGGGACTGGAAGTGATGATTTAGTTTTAGCAGATGTTGAAGTCCCATTTGAAAATTTAGTCGAGTATCTTATCCCTGGAAAAAAACAGGCAGCAGGCTGGCTGTTACATATTCCTGCTTGTTACTTAGGGATCGCGAAAGCAGCTCAAGAATATGCAGTTCGTTTTGCGCAGAACTATTCACCTAATAGTATTGAAGGGTCTATTGTAGAGCTACCATTTGTAAAGCAAAAAATTGGTGAAATGGAGCTTGCTATTCAACAAAGTCAGCACTTTTTATATTCGGTTGCGAGAATGTGGGATGAAAGTAGTGATGACGAACGTCAAAAGATGCGGGCACTACTTGGGGCAGTGAAGCATTCGGTTGTCAACGAGGCTATTAATGTCGTTGATTTAGCAATGCGTGTCACAGGGGCCAGAAGTCTCTCTGAAACGAACCCATTACAGCGCTACTGGCGTGACGTTCGGGCTGGACTTCATAATCCGCCTATGGATGATGCGACAATCGGTTTATTAGCTGAAGAAATTATCGGGAAAACTAAGTAA
- a CDS encoding YwbE family protein, with protein MNGQNRSNIQPGVEVDIVLKQDQRTGKTTRGIVKDILTKSANHPHGIKVRLQDGQVGRVKTITSQKV; from the coding sequence ATGAACGGGCAAAATCGGAGTAATATTCAGCCAGGAGTTGAGGTTGATATCGTTTTGAAGCAAGATCAAAGAACGGGAAAGACAACTCGCGGGATTGTAAAAGACATTTTAACAAAGTCAGCAAATCATCCTCATGGCATTAAAGTACGCCTCCAAGATGGGCAAGTTGGTAGGGTTAAAACAATTACTAGCCAAAAAGTATAA
- a CDS encoding uroporphyrinogen-III synthase, with protein MGLAGRHIVIAGSRKLKEMSALIKKQGGIPLIRSLQGTVYLAEKEVEPTLQQLVKEKTDYIIFTTGIGFETLVGISENLSIKAQFLKVIKKANVASRGYKTEAALKKFDVTPLVVDEDGTTAGLMKELAKLDLNEKKVTVQLHGDPAPELIKFLEDQGAMVLQLLPYKHKAPETETVAKLSKEIIDHQVDAVCFTSAIQVRALFSYARKHGLLKKIITAFKEDVLAVAVGKVTAEALKSEKIHEYLAPERERMGAMIVQLAHYFEEVDENERAKSE; from the coding sequence ATGGGATTAGCAGGAAGACATATTGTTATTGCAGGTTCAAGAAAGCTAAAGGAAATGAGCGCATTAATAAAGAAACAAGGTGGAATTCCGTTAATTCGCTCTTTGCAAGGAACGGTATATTTAGCTGAAAAAGAAGTTGAACCGACGCTACAACAATTAGTAAAAGAAAAAACAGATTATATTATTTTCACAACTGGAATTGGTTTTGAAACGTTGGTTGGTATTTCTGAAAACTTAAGTATAAAAGCTCAGTTTTTAAAAGTGATTAAAAAAGCTAATGTAGCATCAAGAGGCTATAAAACAGAGGCAGCACTAAAGAAATTTGACGTTACTCCATTAGTTGTTGATGAAGATGGGACAACTGCAGGATTAATGAAGGAACTTGCTAAGCTCGATTTAAATGAAAAAAAGGTAACCGTCCAACTTCATGGTGATCCGGCGCCAGAGTTAATTAAATTCTTAGAAGATCAAGGAGCAATGGTCTTGCAATTATTACCTTACAAACATAAAGCACCAGAAACAGAAACAGTTGCTAAGTTGTCTAAGGAGATTATTGACCATCAAGTAGATGCAGTATGTTTTACATCTGCAATCCAAGTTCGTGCCCTTTTCAGCTATGCTAGAAAGCATGGTTTATTAAAAAAAATAATAACTGCTTTTAAGGAAGATGTTTTGGCTGTTGCAGTAGGCAAGGTTACTGCTGAAGCTTTAAAAAGTGAAAAAATTCATGAATATTTAGCACCTGAACGAGAACGCATGGGAGCAATGATTGTTCAATTAGCACACTACTTCGAGGAGGTTGACGAGAATGAACGGGCAAAATCGGAGTAA
- a CDS encoding CarD family transcriptional regulator: MYQIGDKIFYPMHGAGIIEAIEEKEILGEKQLYYILNLALGKIHVMLPTQNTSSIGVRDIVNNTVMEDALLVFTNEDETETAVHPNQRYRINMDKMKTGDIFEGAKVIRDLSRNSKKKPLGTSDKMMLNNALQILISELVLVKDMEKDQATELLNDVINQ, translated from the coding sequence ATGTATCAAATAGGTGACAAAATTTTTTATCCAATGCATGGGGCTGGTATTATCGAAGCCATTGAAGAAAAAGAAATCTTAGGGGAAAAGCAACTTTATTATATTTTGAATCTTGCCCTCGGAAAAATTCATGTGATGTTACCTACTCAAAATACATCTTCTATCGGTGTTAGAGACATAGTTAATAACACAGTTATGGAAGATGCCCTTTTGGTATTTACGAACGAGGATGAAACCGAAACAGCCGTTCATCCAAATCAAAGATATCGAATTAATATGGACAAGATGAAAACCGGAGATATTTTTGAAGGTGCAAAAGTTATTCGTGATCTTAGCAGGAATAGTAAAAAGAAGCCACTTGGAACAAGTGATAAAATGATGCTTAACAATGCCCTTCAAATTCTTATTAGTGAACTCGTATTAGTAAAAGATATGGAGAAAGACCAAGCTACTGAATTATTAAATGATGTTATCAATCAATAA